In Actinomycetes bacterium, the DNA window GAGGAACCATCCAGGATTGGGCCTATGGAGGATGGACAACGGGTACTCGCCGTCGTGGAGGTCATGCAAGCATGCCTCGGGTGAGTCAGAGGACCGGGACGGCGATTCGGTGCGCGGCCAGGCTGGACAGTATCGACTCATTGACCATTGCGCGGTTGCCGAAGGAGGCGAGCGGGCGCTTGCCATCGCGCGGGCAGGTGGCAGTCCAGGGAGCGGTCAACAGCCATGAGTTTCAGACGGTCCTGGAGCCAGACGGCTTAAAGGGCCACTGGATGAAAGTGACACAAGAGCTACAACACGCCGCTGACATACGCGCCGGCGACGTCGTCAACCTCGCCATCGAGGCAACACGAGACTGGCCGGAGCCGGACGTGCCATGAGACATGGCAGCAGCTCTGGCGGCCGCGCCTCAGAAGATCCGAGACATGTGGCGAGACATCACGCCGATGGCGCGTTGGGAGTGGGTGCGCTGGGTCAACGCGACCGCAAATCCCGTAACGCGCGAGCGGCGAGTCGAAGTGACCATCTCCAAGATGGAAAGCGGCAAGCGGCGGCCGTGCTGCTTCGACCTCTCCGCATGCACGGACCCAGCAGTGTCCAAGAACGGCAAGCTTCGCGGCGCCACGTAATCCACAGGTCAGTTGGCCGGACGTGCGGCCGCTGACCTTCCCGTACGAGCCGATCCTCGCCACGCGAGTGTCAAGGTGAGCTGGTCTCGAGCGACTCGAGGTCACGGATGGCATATCGGTTGTGCTCCCACTCCTCGTTAAGGATCACGTAAAGGCACGCGAGAACCGTGTGTGGGTCGTTCGGGTGACCTGGCGTTGCCGGGGGGATGCAGACTCGTTCGAGCTCCTCGGGCGTCACGGCGGCGATGGTCTGCTTCACCTCATCCATCCGCTCACGACGCACTCCGAGGG includes these proteins:
- a CDS encoding DUF1905 domain-containing protein, producing the protein MPRVSQRTGTAIRCAARLDSIDSLTIARLPKEASGRLPSRGQVAVQGAVNSHEFQTVLEPDGLKGHWMKVTQELQHAADIRAGDVVNLAIEATRDWPEPDVP
- a CDS encoding YdeI/OmpD-associated family protein, producing the protein MAAALAAAPQKIRDMWRDITPMARWEWVRWVNATANPVTRERRVEVTISKMESGKRRPCCFDLSACTDPAVSKNGKLRGAT